The Natronoarchaeum philippinense genome includes the window AGCGGTCGAGGGTGCCAACTAGAGCGAGTTCGGCGTCCGGCATCGAGCGCACGAACGTCCGTCTTCGATCCACGAAGTTTTAACTCCGTTTGCACGGTACGTGATACCATGGACGTACGTCGAGCGGAAGTCGATGACGGGGAGCCGATCAGAGAGGTCGCACGGCAGTCGATGTACGCGTCCTACTCGATGAGTCCGGACACCATCGACGCCGCCGTCGAGCAGTGGTACGGCGAGGACGAGATCGACGCCGCAGTCGCCGTCGAGGGACGCCAGTTTCTGGTCGCCGAGCGCGACGGTTCGATCGTCGGCTTCGCCGACGCCGTCGTCGTCGGGGACGACGAGACCGGGGACCTCCACTGGCTCCACGTCCATCCCGACTACCGGGGCGAAGGCATCGCCCGGACGCTGCTGGACGAGACGCGGGACGCCCTCGAAGAGCGGGGCGTCGACGTGCTGCGCGGGATGGTGCTCGCGGACAACAGCGAGGGCAACGCCTTCTACCGACACCACGGCTTCGAGACGGTCGACGAGCGCGAGATCGAGATCGACGGCCAGCGACACGTCGAGAACATCTACGTCGAGAGCGTTCCCTCGGGACTGACCGCGACGGTGCCGGCCGGCGGGCGCGGCGAGGAGGGCACTGACGAGCGCCTGATCGAGGTGGCAACCGACGACGACGGAACCGTCTACGCCGACCGCGAGGACACGGAGACGGGCACGATGGCCCCGTTCCTCGTCGCCTACTCCGATCGAGAACTCGAAGACCGCTTTGGGTACTACTGCGGGAACTGCGAGTCGCTGGCGACGGCGATGAACTCGATGGGCCGCATCGAGTGTGGCGAGTGTGGCAACGCACGCAAGCCCTCGCGCTGGGACGCCTCGTACCTCTAGCCCGAACGAGTGCGGCGGGAGCCGCCCCACATGTTAACGGGTAAGTCCGACCGGTCCCAACGGGCCGGATATGCAAGCCCGAATCGGGGACAACGTTGCGCTCACGGCGGGGATACTGAGCGTCGTCTCGCTGGTGATCGTGTTCGCGGCCGCGCTGCAGGCCATCCCGACGGCCCTGATCCCGCGGGCGCCGGACGCGGTGTTAGACGCCATTCCGACGCTGAACGCGGTGGTGAGCCTCGCCGCGATCGGGACGATCACGGCCGGCGTGCGGGCGATCCGTCGCGGCGACGTGGAGCGCCATCGCAAGCTGATGGGCACGTCGTTCGCGCTGTTCGTCGGGTTCTTGGCGATGTACCTCTACCGGGTGACGCTGATCGGACCCGCATCGTTCGCCGGCCCGGACGCCATCGAGCAGTTCGTCTACTACCCCGTGCTGGCGATTCACATCCTGCTTGCGATCGCCTCGCTCCCGCCCGTGTACTACGCGCTGGTACTCGCACTAACTCGACCGGCGAGCGCGCTTCCGTCGACGAACCACGCGCGTGTCGGCCGGGTTGCGGCGGCGCTGTGGCTCATCTCCTTTGCCCTCGGCATCGTGGTCTACCTGTTGTTGCACGTGCTGTTTTAGCGCCGGCGTCGAAACCGGACGAAGGCGTCGACCCACGCCACAGGAACGTATAAACTGCTTTCATATGGAAGCTCTGGAGGTATCCTCGCGTGTGGCGTTCGTCCAGGCATGCAATCGGGACTCAACGGCGGCGACGACCAAACCCATAGCCCGGAGCTGACGCCCGGCCGAGTGTTCGAAGTCCTCGAAAGCTCGCGACGGCGCCACGTCCTCTCGATCCTGCGCCAGCGAAGTTGTGAACTCTCGAACGCCGAACTTGCCGCCACCGTCGCGGTCCGTGAGGGCGACTACGACTGCCCCACCGACGTCGACGAGGACCGGCTTCGACAGGTGCAGTTATCGCTCCATCACGTCCACCTGCCAAAGCTAGAGAGCGTCGGACTCATCGAGCGGTCTCGGGGGGACGCCCAGACGGTCGCGCTGGCCGGCGACCTAGGCCCGCTCGAACCGGGGCTGGATGCCCGACAGACCGGCGAACAACGCGAGTACTACACGAACTAATCCACGTACTCTTAGCGTGCCTGCGGTCAGACGCCGTCGTCGAGTTCGCTGTCGACCTCGCGGACGCGCACGCCCTTCGACTGGAGGTGCTGGAGCTGTCGCCGGGCGAACTCTTCTTCAGTCGTCCCGCGCGTGGCGAGCGCGAACACGCGCGCTTTGCCCGAGGGCCGCATCGTGCGCCCGGCGCGTTGGGAGCCCTGTCGGCGCGACCCGCCCAGCCCCGACGCCAAGATTGCGAGGTCGGCGTCCGGAAGATCGATCCCCTCGTCGCCGACCCGGGAGACGATCAGCGCATCACGCTCGTCGCGCCGGAACTGGCTGAAGAGCCGCTCCCGGCGGGCGTGTGGCATCTCGCCGCTGATGAAGGGCAGCGTCAGCGCCTCGGCGAGGGCGTCGCCCTGATCGATGTAGTCGGCGAAGATCAGCGCCTTCGAGCCGGGATGGTCGGCGAGAATCTCGCGCACCTCCTCGATCTTCTGTGGGTTCGCGGCGGCGAGCTGGCGCTTCTCGTGGCGTTCGGCGGTGGCGTACTCGTCCTGATAGGTCTCCTCGTCCCACGGTACGTAGCGAATTTCGACCTCGGGCTCTTGGACGTAGCCCGCCTCGAACAGCGCGTCCCAGTCGGTGCCGATCGGCGGTCCGATCAGCGTGTAGATCTCCTTCTCGCGGTCGTCCTCGCGGATCGGCGTCGCCGAGAGGCCGAGCCGAGCGCTGGCCTGTAGGTCGGCACTGCGCCGGTGAACGTCCGCGGGGACGTGATGAACCTCGTCGTAGACGATCAGGCCCCACCGGCGCTGATCGAACAGCTGGCGGTGCCGATCCATCCCGGCGGTCTGGTACGTTGCGATCGTAACTGGTCGGACGGTCTTCTCACCGCCGTGGTACTCGCCGATCTGGTCGGGGTCGAGATCGGTGTGGGCGAGCAGCGTGTCGCGCCACTGGCTGGCGAGTTCGCGCGTCGGGACGAGGATCAGCGTCTCGCCGCCGACGGCCTCCATGACGCCCATCGCGGCGACGGTCTTCCCGCTGCCCGGCGGGCCGACGAGCACGCCAGATCCGGCGTCGACGAAGCGGGTCACCCAGTCGGACTGGTAGCCCCGAAGGTTCATGCGTAAGGAGATGTCCAGCGGGTCGCCCTCGTCGAGATCGCGCTGGTCCTGCACGGGGTAGCCGGCCTCGTACAGTCGGCGCTTGATCGCCGCCTCCGATCCCTCGGCGACCCAGCTCTCGGTGTCCGAGATGGGGGCGCGGAGTTGCGATTCGTCTAACTTCTGGCGCGCGACGTTGCCCATCAACTCGGCGCTCCGGGCTTCGAGCACGGTGTAGCCGTCCTCGTGGGTGAACAGGCGGAACTGCCGCGCCCGATCCCATTGGTCTTCGATCCACTCCTCTAGCCCGTCCAGACGCTCGGGGAGCACCTGTCGGACGGTTTTGAGCAGCCGGTCGAACGAGTCGTACGGCGCTTGCCAGATGTCTTCCTTGCGGATCTCGTAGCGGTAGGCTTCGTTACCGGAGACATCGGCGAGGTGGGCGAACTGCGAGAGCTGCGCCCGGGTGAACTGGGTTGGCTTGTCGACGACGATCTCGCGGCGCTTCGGGAACGGCACGACGCGCTCGCGGTCGGCGAGTTCGCCCCACTCCGCGGGGTACCAGACCACCGGATCGGTCTCGACATCGACGCGGCGCACGTCGTCGGCTTCGACCAGTCCATCCAGTGCGTCGACGGCCTCAGCTTGGCTGTGGTCGAGCGACCGGCCGACCTCGCTGGCGGTGACGACCGGGCGTCCGGCGTCCTCCAGCGCGTCGTGGAACTCGTCGAGTGCGACACTTGGCTCGGCAGACGATGCTTCAGCATCGGCGTCCTCGCCGTCGGGCGACGCCGCCCCGTCATCGGCGTCCTCGCCGGACGACGCCGCTGTGGTATCGGCGTCCTGTGGCTCGGTGGCGTCCTGCGCCGCGCCGTCGCCATCCAACTGCTCGCCGGCGTCGGCGTCGTGTGTCTCGTCGGCGGCGCCCGGATCGTCGGCGGACGCGGAGAACTCGTCGTCTGTCACTGGCGGTCCTAGGGCTGCGGGACATCAAACGACTTTCGTACCCGGTATCGAACGTCGACCGACTACAGAAGCCACTTCTCAGTTAGCGTCGGAAGGATGGTGCGTGGGTGCAGTCCCAAGGGAGTGCACCGTATGCATCGTCGGCGGCTGAGCCGCCATTGCACCGGAAATCAGAGATTTCCGAGCCTGCGAACCGCAGGTTCGCAGACGATGCGTGGGACCGGATTTGGACTTCCGTCAATTCGCGTGGAAGAGCTTCGCTCACGAGAACTGTGCTCGTGACGCTGGTCACGTTCGACGACGTCGACCGCTCACCGCCGGACCCACAGATGGGTCTTCTAACTTTGCTTCGGAAGGATGGTGCGTGGGTGCAGTCCCAAGGGAGTGCACCGTATGCATCGTCGGCGGTTGTACCGCCATTGCGATGCGTGGGACCGGATTTGAACCGGCGGACCCCTACGGGACAGCGCCCTCAACGCTGCGCCGTTGGCCTAGCTTGGCTACCCACGCTCGCGGTGTCTTGCTGCACTCATCTCTAACCCACGGGTGGATAAAAGGGCTTTCGTTTACGCGCTTGGGACGGGAGGCGTTACCACGCGACGGCGGCGGGGTCCGAGACGGGACCTGCAGGCCGCTAACGAGGGTTGGCCGCCGTTTGCGTGCAGATGCCGACGGTGCCGCGTCGGGGTGTGGCAGTACAGCGTCGCATCGGGGCGCCAAGACAGCGCGTCGGACCGAGAGTAGCCGACCCACGGCAGCCGGTAGCAAGAGCCGAAATCGCTGGGCTTTAAGCGTGGCGGAACGGCTCGTATAACTGCATGAAACTTCACGAATATCAGGCGAAGCAGGTCTTCGCCGACGCCGGAATTCCGACGCCAGCGTCCCAGCTGGCCGAGAGCGTCGACGAAGTCGTTGCTGCCGCCGAGGAGATCGGCTACCCTGTCGCCGTCAAGGCGCAGGTGCAAGTCGGGGGGCGCGGCAAGGCCGGCGGGATCGAACTCGTCGAGAGCGAGGCCGAGGCCCGCGACGCCGCCGAGTCGATTCTGGGGATGGATCTCAAGGGGATCCACGTCGACCGCGTGCTCGTCGAGGAGGCCGTCGACTTCGTCAACGAGCTCTACGTCGGCATCACGATGGACCGCAACAAGGGCCAGCCCGTGGCGATGGTCTCGACCAAGGGCGGCGTCGACATCGAGGAGGTCGCCGAGGAGGATCCCGACGCGATCGTCCGCGAGCACGTCGACCCCGCCTTCGGGATGCAGCCCTATCAGGCACGACGCGCGGTCTTCGAGGCCGGCGTCGACCGCGAGGTCGCCATCGACGCGGCGTCGGTCCTGCGGACGCTGTACCAGCTCTGGGCTGACAGCGACGCCAGCGAGGCCGAGATCAACCCGCTGATGGTCACCAGCGACGACGAGGTCATCGCGGCCGACGCCGTGATGAACATCGACGAGGACGCGCTGTTCCGCCAGCCCGAACTCGCCGAGATGGAAGACGAGTCCGCGGGCGGCGACGAACTCGAACAGAAGGCCGACGAGTACGGCTTCGACTACGTCCGTCTCTCGGGCAACGTCGGCATCATCGGCAACGGCGCCGGCCTCGTGATGACGACGCTGGACCTCGTGGACCACTACGGCGGCGAACCCGCCAACTTCCTCGACGTGGGCGGCGGCGCGAAGGCCGAACGGATCGCCAACGCGCTGGACATGGTGTTCTCGGACGACAACGTCGACTCGGTCGTGTTCAACATCTTCGGCGGGATCACCCGCGGCGACGAGGTCGCCAAGGGGATCAACGAGGCCTTAGAGCAGTTCGACGAGATTCCCAAGCCCGTGACGGTTCGCCTCGCGGGCACCAACTGGGAGGAGGGCATGGAGATCCTCAACGAGGATCTCGTAACGGTCGAGCAGACGCTCGAAGACGCGGTACAGCGTGCCGTCGAGCACGCCGAGGAGGTGGAAGCATGAGTGTTCTCGTAGACGACGACACGCGCGTTATCGTGCAGGGTATCACCGGCGGGGAAGGCAAGTTCCACGCCGAACAGATGATGGAGTACGGCACCAACGTCGTCGGCGGCGCGGTGCCCGGCCGCGGCGGCCAAGAGGTCGCCGGCGTCCCGGTGTACGACACCGTCGACGAGGCCGCACGCGCCGAAGACGCCGACGCCTCCGTGATCTTCGTCCCGCCGGCGTTCGCCGGCGACGCCATCATGGAGTCGCTCGATTCCTCGCTCGATCTCGCCGTGGCGATCACCGAGGGCGTCCCGACACAGGACATGGCGCGGGTCAACAAGCGCCTCTCCGAGGTCGACACCAAACTGATCGGCCCGAACTGCCCCGGCATCATCACGCCCGGCGAGGCCAAGCTCGGCATCCTGCCCGGCAACATCTTCTCGTCGGGCAACGTCGGTCTCGTCTCCCGCTCGGGGACGCTGACCTACCAAGTCGTCGATAACCTCACCGACCGCGGGCTGGGCCAGTCGACCGCGATCGGTATCGGCGGCGACCCGATCATCGGGACGACGTTCATCGACGCCCTCGAAGAGTTCGAGAACGACCCCGACACCCACGCGGTCGCCATGTGCGGCGAGATCGGCGGCGAGGACGAGGAGAAGGCCGCCCGCTACATCGCCGAGAACATGGACACGCCGGTCGTCGGCTTCATCGCGGGCCGCACCGCGCCGCCGGGCAAGCGCATGGGCCACGCGGGCGCCATCGTCTCCGGGTCGGGGACGGGCACCGCCGAGTCGAAGATCTCGGCGCTCAACGACGCCGGCGTCGAGGTCGGCGACACGCCCGAGGAAGTCGCAGACGCCGTCGAAGACCTGCTGTAGGCCGTCAGCGACGCCGCTTTTTTATTCGTACTGCTCTCCAGAGAGGTGTCGCTGGAACCACTCGCCTGCGACAGTCGCAACTTCTTCGAGTTCGCCCGTTCCCTCGAAGAGATGACCTGCACCCGGCACGACGTGCAGATTCTTCTCGGCGTCGAGTCGGCCGAGCGCCTGTCGGTTGAGTGCCAGCACCTGTTGGTCGTCGCCCCCGACGATACACAGCGTCGGCGCGGTCACCGATGGCAGTTGGTCGGTGGCGAGATCGACGCGGCCGCCCCGGGAGACGACGGCGGCAATATCGTCACGACGCGCCGCCGCCCGCAGCGCCGCCGCGGCGCCGGTGCTCGATCCGAAGTAGCCGAGCCGCAGATCGACGGCGTCGTCGCGACCGCGCAGCCACTCAGTCGCGGCGTCCAGCCGCCGCGTCAGCAGGTCGATGTCGAAGCGACTCGCCCGGTGCAGATCCTCCTGCTCGGTCAGGAGATCGAACAGCAACGTTCCGAGCCCGCGCTCCCGGAGCGACTCGGCGACGAAGTTGTTTCGCGGACTGTGCCGACTGCTCCCGGCGCCGTGGGCGAACACGACCAGCCCCTCGGCCCCTTCCGGGATGATCAGTTCGCCCTCCAGTTCGATGTCGTCTGCCTGTACGGCGACGAGGTTCGAGTTGTCGTCGCTCACGTGAGATGGTGCCACGGGAGGGGACGTGAACGCTTTTCTCGGAATCCGACGCGTTGGACGCCCCGAACGCCGATTTATTCCAATTTTTTGGCCCAGAAAGAAAAGGTAGATTGGTGTGCGTATTACACAGCAGCTAATACAGCACGGCCAACCAGTGTGACTCGCACAAAATATTTATAGATTCTGTAACATATTCTGGGCTATGAAGCTCGCCGTGCTTGGTCTCGGCGTTTTCTTGATTGCTTTCGCCGTCTATACGATCAGCGACGCGATGAACCGAGTCCGACCGTGGGTCTCCGTACGAGAGTTGGAGCGCGACTCGACGGGTGTCGAGGAGAAACAGCAAATGCGGACGGTCATCTACGCTACTGCAGTCGGTCTGACCGGCATCATGTTCGTGCTGCTTGGACTGGGTCTCTGACGCCACCTCCTCAGTGCTCCACTAAATAACATTTGTTAGACAAATAAACTGTACGGCATCTTATCGCGGTCGGCTGATAAGCGTGCTCTCTCTATCGAAGCCCGCCAGCGGCGACGCTATCGTTCACGAGAACGTCCGATGGCGCCGCCCGATCGGCGTCACTCTCGGGAGCCGTCACCGCCGTCGAACGCCGTCGATCCGCCCTCCGAATCGGACATCGACCCGTTGCCGATCGGCGTCGCCGGGACGCCGGCGACCGTCTCGCCCGGCGGCACGTCCTCGACGACCAGCGAGTTCGCGGCGACTTGCGCGCCGGCGCCGATCTCGACGCCGGGAAGCACGATTGCGCCGGCGCCGATCATCGCGCGCTCGCCGACGACAACGTCGCCCAGCCGATACTCGTCCTGCAGGAACTCGTGGCACAGCAGCGTGGCGTCGTAGCCGATGATAGCGTGGTCCTCGACGGTGATCCGGTCGGGCCAGAACACATCGGGCGTCGATTCGAGTCCCCACGAGACGCCCTCGCCGACCGTGACCCCGATGCGGCGAAGCAACCAGCTTTTGAGCTTGAGGCTCGGCGAGATCCGGCAGATCACGATCACGACGTAGTTGAGCATCACTCGCAGCGGGTGGCGGGCATCGGGCCAGTGTCGCAGCGAGTTCAGCGGGCCGGCGGTCCCGTGGCGGGCGAGCCGTTCGTGGCGTGGGTCGTCGCTCACTGGCACACTGTTGGCGAACTCGACACATAAACCGGTCGGCGTTCGACGCCGCTGCCCAGAGTGGGGACGATCACGACGAGCAGTCCTGTTCGGCTAGCGGAAGCCGCCAGTCCCGGCGCTCGGGGAGATCACAGTTCCCGACAGTCCAGTCGGTCGGCTGGGTCAGCGAGAGGGGGCGCGCGACGACGGTGGTGAGCGATCCGAGCAGCGACAGCGGCGGTCGGTCGTCCCAGTAGAACCCGTGCTCTGAGAGTACCGCGTTCGGAAGCGTGTCGGCGCCGACAGTCACGATATCGGCGTCGTCGGCATCACCGATGACCGCCGAGAGGAGCGCCGAGAACGCGTTCGAGCGCGCTCGCTGGCCGACCAGCGGGAAGCCGTCGAGTACTTTCTTGGTTCGCAGGCCGTCGCCGCGCTCGTCGACGGTGACGAGCGCCGCCAGCAGGTCCCCTCCCCGATGTGCGGTGTACGTTCGAGCATCCCAGTTCGGGTTCGCGTAGCGCCAGTCGAGAAACGCCGTTGTTCGGGGCGTGTGGATGCGCTCGGGAACGGCCTCGCCGTACAGCGAAGCGAGCCGGCCGGCTGGGACGCCGTCGTGACGCCGAACGTCGATCGAGCCGTCGGTCGTCCGCACGGCGTCCCGGACGCGGTGGAACGCCGTCGCGCCGGCATCTGCGGCCGTGCTGGCGACAGCATCGAGATTTGCGGACGACGCCGAAAAGAAGCGTGAGGGGTTTTGAATCCGGTAGGCAGTCGCTACCGATCCGACCTCCACCCAGCCGAGCTTGAGGTAAGCGCCCTTTGCTTCCTCGTTCGGGAAGTTGAACACGAACGACGGTTCGCGGTCTCCGAAGTGCTCGAGCGCGCGCTCGGTCATCCGCGTCAAGAGTCCGTTCCGACGGTGGTCCGGGTGGACCATCGCGTCGGCAGGTTGGATCGCCAGCGTCGTCTCGTCGCCCGCTCGCATGCCAAAGGAGATGAACGGCTCGGCACCGACTAGCTCGCCCGCGCGCTCGGCGACGAACATCCGGGGCCGATCAGCGTAGGGGCCGCCGTATCGCCACGAGAACCACTCGTCGGTGCGTTGCTCGCCGAAGACTGCCTCGTACAGCTCGAAGAACTGCTCTTTGTCGTTCGGCCGATACGGGCGTACGACGTACCCGTCCCGCTCGGTTTCGGCCCGACCGGCGGCGTCGCCGACTGTCGAACGCCCGGTGCGAGCGCGCGCGTACTCGGACGCTGCGGCGGTCGGCTCGTCGCCGTTGCCCGGCGTAGTCGGTTTGCTCATCACTCGGGATTTTGCCGACATCCCGCTTAGTTATAGAGTATGTACTTGGAAAATAACTGGCAAATAACAGAACCGAAGCGGTGAGTATCCGCTCCCTAACCGCCCTATTCGCTCAGGCGCTCGACGTGGTCGATACGCTGCTGGACCAGTTCCGGCGTCCCGATGTCGTGGCGCACGCGCAGTCCTTCGGTGCCGGCGCGTTCGAGCGCATTCTCGGCGACTGCTTCGGCTTCGGTGATCGACTCCTCGACCCCGACGACGGCGTAGGATCGGGAGGTCGTCGTGTAGATGCCGTCGTCGCGGGCGTCGACGCTGGCGTAGTAGAGGATCGCGTCGCCGGCGTTATCTTCGTCGATGGTGACTTTCGCCCCGGCGTCGGGATCGGTCGGGTAGCCGTCGGGGACGGCGTACTTGCAGACGGTCGCTTGCTCGGCGAAGTCCAGTTCGGGCAGCGCCTCGCCATCGCGGGCCGCGACCAGCACGTCGAGGAAGTCAGTCTCCAGCACCGGCAGCGTGTTCATCGCCTCGGGATCGCCGAAGCGAGCGTTGAACTCGACGACCTTGATGCCGTCGGCGGTGAGCATGAACTGGCCGTAGAGCACGCCCTTGTACCCCTCCAGCGCGTCGACGACCTCGCGCATGATCGCCAGCGCCTCGGCGGAGTCGCCCTCGTCCATGAACGGCAGCTGGAAGGAGGCGTCAGTATAGCTGCCCATCCCGCCGGTGTTGGGGCCTTCGTCGCCCTCGTAGGCGCGCTTGTGGTCCTGCACGGCCGGCGTGATCCGCAGCGAGCCGTTGGCGACGAAGCCCTGAATCGTGAACTCTTCGCCGACCAGTCGCTCTTCGAGGACGATCCGATCGTACTCGGACTCGCGGATGTACTCCTTGCCTTCCTGGGCGGTGACCTGATCACCGATCACCTTCACGCCCTTGCCGCCGGTGAGGCCCGCGGGCTTGATGACGAGGTCGCCGTCGTACTCGTCGATGTACTCGCAGGCGGCCTCGCCGTCCTCGAACACCTCGAAGTCGGGACAGCCCGACACGTCGTGTTCAGCCATGAACTCCCGCTGGAACGACTTGTCCGTCTCGATGCGGGCCTGCTCGGCCTGCGGGCCGAACGCGTAGACGCCGGCGTCGTCGAGCGCGTCGGCGACGCCCGCGGCCAGCGGCGCTTCGGGGCCGACCACGGCCAGCGTCGCGTCGACGGATTCGGCGTACTCGACGACCGCTTCGGGATCGGTCGTGTCGAGCGTCTCGACGCCCTCGGCGATCTCGGCGATGCCGGGATTTCGGTTGCCAGCGCAGGCAAACAGCGTCGCGTCGGACTCGGCCAGTGCGCGCGCGATCGCGTGCTCGCGGCCGCCGCCGCCGACCAGCAGAACGGTCTCTGTCATACCCGGAACGGGTACGCACGGTAGTGTAAAGGTTGCTGTTTGCCGACTCTGTCCTGTACACGAACGTGATTCGTTTTCGGCGCCGGGACGCCGACGCGACCGCCCGGACCCGGCAGCGACGGCACAAATCG containing:
- a CDS encoding DEAD/DEAH box helicase, with protein sequence MDGDGAAQDATEPQDADTTAASSGEDADDGAASPDGEDADAEASSAEPSVALDEFHDALEDAGRPVVTASEVGRSLDHSQAEAVDALDGLVEADDVRRVDVETDPVVWYPAEWGELADRERVVPFPKRREIVVDKPTQFTRAQLSQFAHLADVSGNEAYRYEIRKEDIWQAPYDSFDRLLKTVRQVLPERLDGLEEWIEDQWDRARQFRLFTHEDGYTVLEARSAELMGNVARQKLDESQLRAPISDTESWVAEGSEAAIKRRLYEAGYPVQDQRDLDEGDPLDISLRMNLRGYQSDWVTRFVDAGSGVLVGPPGSGKTVAAMGVMEAVGGETLILVPTRELASQWRDTLLAHTDLDPDQIGEYHGGEKTVRPVTIATYQTAGMDRHRQLFDQRRWGLIVYDEVHHVPADVHRRSADLQASARLGLSATPIREDDREKEIYTLIGPPIGTDWDALFEAGYVQEPEVEIRYVPWDEETYQDEYATAERHEKRQLAAANPQKIEEVREILADHPGSKALIFADYIDQGDALAEALTLPFISGEMPHARRERLFSQFRRDERDALIVSRVGDEGIDLPDADLAILASGLGGSRRQGSQRAGRTMRPSGKARVFALATRGTTEEEFARRQLQHLQSKGVRVREVDSELDDGV
- the purD gene encoding phosphoribosylamine--glycine ligase — encoded protein: MTETVLLVGGGGREHAIARALAESDATLFACAGNRNPGIAEIAEGVETLDTTDPEAVVEYAESVDATLAVVGPEAPLAAGVADALDDAGVYAFGPQAEQARIETDKSFQREFMAEHDVSGCPDFEVFEDGEAACEYIDEYDGDLVIKPAGLTGGKGVKVIGDQVTAQEGKEYIRESEYDRIVLEERLVGEEFTIQGFVANGSLRITPAVQDHKRAYEGDEGPNTGGMGSYTDASFQLPFMDEGDSAEALAIMREVVDALEGYKGVLYGQFMLTADGIKVVEFNARFGDPEAMNTLPVLETDFLDVLVAARDGEALPELDFAEQATVCKYAVPDGYPTDPDAGAKVTIDEDNAGDAILYYASVDARDDGIYTTTSRSYAVVGVEESITEAEAVAENALERAGTEGLRVRHDIGTPELVQQRIDHVERLSE
- the sucD gene encoding succinate--CoA ligase subunit alpha → MSVLVDDDTRVIVQGITGGEGKFHAEQMMEYGTNVVGGAVPGRGGQEVAGVPVYDTVDEAARAEDADASVIFVPPAFAGDAIMESLDSSLDLAVAITEGVPTQDMARVNKRLSEVDTKLIGPNCPGIITPGEAKLGILPGNIFSSGNVGLVSRSGTLTYQVVDNLTDRGLGQSTAIGIGGDPIIGTTFIDALEEFENDPDTHAVAMCGEIGGEDEEKAARYIAENMDTPVVGFIAGRTAPPGKRMGHAGAIVSGSGTGTAESKISALNDAGVEVGDTPEEVADAVEDLL
- a CDS encoding GNAT family N-acetyltransferase; translated protein: MSKPTTPGNGDEPTAAASEYARARTGRSTVGDAAGRAETERDGYVVRPYRPNDKEQFFELYEAVFGEQRTDEWFSWRYGGPYADRPRMFVAERAGELVGAEPFISFGMRAGDETTLAIQPADAMVHPDHRRNGLLTRMTERALEHFGDREPSFVFNFPNEEAKGAYLKLGWVEVGSVATAYRIQNPSRFFSASSANLDAVASTAADAGATAFHRVRDAVRTTDGSIDVRRHDGVPAGRLASLYGEAVPERIHTPRTTAFLDWRYANPNWDARTYTAHRGGDLLAALVTVDERGDGLRTKKVLDGFPLVGQRARSNAFSALLSAVIGDADDADIVTVGADTLPNAVLSEHGFYWDDRPPLSLLGSLTTVVARPLSLTQPTDWTVGNCDLPERRDWRLPLAEQDCSS
- a CDS encoding DUF7344 domain-containing protein; amino-acid sequence: MQSGLNGGDDQTHSPELTPGRVFEVLESSRRRHVLSILRQRSCELSNAELAATVAVREGDYDCPTDVDEDRLRQVQLSLHHVHLPKLESVGLIERSRGDAQTVALAGDLGPLEPGLDARQTGEQREYYTN
- a CDS encoding dienelactone hydrolase family protein is translated as MSDDNSNLVAVQADDIELEGELIIPEGAEGLVVFAHGAGSSRHSPRNNFVAESLRERGLGTLLFDLLTEQEDLHRASRFDIDLLTRRLDAATEWLRGRDDAVDLRLGYFGSSTGAAAALRAAARRDDIAAVVSRGGRVDLATDQLPSVTAPTLCIVGGDDQQVLALNRQALGRLDAEKNLHVVPGAGHLFEGTGELEEVATVAGEWFQRHLSGEQYE
- the sucC gene encoding ADP-forming succinate--CoA ligase subunit beta; translated protein: MKLHEYQAKQVFADAGIPTPASQLAESVDEVVAAAEEIGYPVAVKAQVQVGGRGKAGGIELVESEAEARDAAESILGMDLKGIHVDRVLVEEAVDFVNELYVGITMDRNKGQPVAMVSTKGGVDIEEVAEEDPDAIVREHVDPAFGMQPYQARRAVFEAGVDREVAIDAASVLRTLYQLWADSDASEAEINPLMVTSDDEVIAADAVMNIDEDALFRQPELAEMEDESAGGDELEQKADEYGFDYVRLSGNVGIIGNGAGLVMTTLDLVDHYGGEPANFLDVGGGAKAERIANALDMVFSDDNVDSVVFNIFGGITRGDEVAKGINEALEQFDEIPKPVTVRLAGTNWEEGMEILNEDLVTVEQTLEDAVQRAVEHAEEVEA
- a CDS encoding GNAT family N-acetyltransferase, giving the protein MDVRRAEVDDGEPIREVARQSMYASYSMSPDTIDAAVEQWYGEDEIDAAVAVEGRQFLVAERDGSIVGFADAVVVGDDETGDLHWLHVHPDYRGEGIARTLLDETRDALEERGVDVLRGMVLADNSEGNAFYRHHGFETVDEREIEIDGQRHVENIYVESVPSGLTATVPAGGRGEEGTDERLIEVATDDDGTVYADREDTETGTMAPFLVAYSDRELEDRFGYYCGNCESLATAMNSMGRIECGECGNARKPSRWDASYL
- a CDS encoding DUF420 domain-containing protein, whose translation is MQARIGDNVALTAGILSVVSLVIVFAAALQAIPTALIPRAPDAVLDAIPTLNAVVSLAAIGTITAGVRAIRRGDVERHRKLMGTSFALFVGFLAMYLYRVTLIGPASFAGPDAIEQFVYYPVLAIHILLAIASLPPVYYALVLALTRPASALPSTNHARVGRVAAALWLISFALGIVVYLLLHVLF
- a CDS encoding acyltransferase, with product MPVSDDPRHERLARHGTAGPLNSLRHWPDARHPLRVMLNYVVIVICRISPSLKLKSWLLRRIGVTVGEGVSWGLESTPDVFWPDRITVEDHAIIGYDATLLCHEFLQDEYRLGDVVVGERAMIGAGAIVLPGVEIGAGAQVAANSLVVEDVPPGETVAGVPATPIGNGSMSDSEGGSTAFDGGDGSRE